One genomic window of Ziziphus jujuba cultivar Dongzao chromosome 4, ASM3175591v1 includes the following:
- the LOC107417358 gene encoding potassium channel SKOR — translation MPGNNMSRRRDRDEEEEKETESESDGGEYEFEDLNDRIKSSRGSRFDLIANEFELQRFSKFSRENLINGFKGLSKDLLIHPDNWWYRAWTKFILIWAVYSSFFTPMEFGFFRGLPENLFILDIVGQIAFLIDIVLQFFVAYRDSQTYRLVCKRTPIAIRYLKSSFVVDLLGCMPWDIIYKACGRREEVRYLLWIRLTRARKVIAFFQNLEKDIRINYLFTRIVKLIVVELYCTHTAACIFYYLATTLHASEEGYTWIGSLKMGDYSYSHFRDIDIWKRYTTSLYFAIVTMATVGYGDIHAVNLREMIFVMIYVSFDMILGAYLIGNMTALIVKGSKTEKFRDKMTDIIKYMNRNRLGRDIRNQIKGHVRLQFESSYTDAAVLQDIPISIRAKISQSLYMPYIENVSLFKGCSMEFINQIVIKLHEEFFLPGEVIMEQGNVVDQLYFVCHGVLEEVGIGEDGSEETVSLLEPNSSFGEISILCNIPQPYTVRVCELCRLLRLDKQSFTNILDIYFYDGRKILNNLLEGKQSNLRVKQLESDITFHIGKQEAELALKVNSAAYYGDLYQLKGLIRAGADPNKTDYDGRSPLHLAASRGYEDICYFLIQEGVDINAKDNFGNTPLLEAIKNGHDRVSSLLVREGASLNVDNAGSFLCTAVSRGDSDFLKRILSNGIDPNAKDYDHRTALHVAASEGLYIMAKLLIEAGASVFSKDRWGNTPIDDGRMCGNKNLIKLLEDAKVGQLSEISSSRQEITDKIHRRKCTVFPFHPWDPEEDRKSGIVLWVSDTIEELIKKATKQLEFSNASCILSEDGGKILDVDLINDGQKLYLSGETHSKINLNSI, via the exons ATGCCGGGAAATAATATGTCACGGAGAAGAGATcgtgatgaagaagaagagaaagagacGGAATCGGAATCAGATGGAGGAGAGTATGAGTTTGAGGATCTGAACGATCGAATCAAATCGTCGCGTGGAAGCCGATTCGATCTCATCGCCAATGAGTTTGAACTCCAACGTTTTTCCAAATTCAGCCGAGAAAACTTGATCAATGGCTTCAAAGGCCTCTCCAAAGATCTCCTTATTCATCCTGATAACTG GTGGTATCGGGCATGGACCAAATTCATATTGATATGGGCAGTGTACTCGTCATTCTTCACGCCCATGGAGTTCGGATTTTTTCGGGGCTTACCCGAAAATCTTTTTATATTAGACATTGTAGGACAGATAGCATTCCTCATAGACATTGTTTTGCAGTTCTTTGTAGCCTATAGAGACAGTCAGACCTACAGATTGGTTTGCAAGCGAACCCCTATTGCCATTAG gtATCTGAAATCTAGTTTTGTTGTTGATTTGCTTGGTTGTATGCCTTGGGATATTATATACAAG GCTTGTGGGAGAAGAGAAGAAGTTAGGTATCTCCTATGGATAAGATTAACTCGAGCACGCAAAGTTATCGCTTTCTTTCAGAATCTAGAGAAGGATATACGCATTAATTACTTGTTCACTAGGATTGTAAAGCTTATTGTTGTTGAGCTTTATTGCACTCATACGGCAGCTTGCATCTTTTATTACTTAGCTACCACCCTACATGCTTCAGAAGAGGGATATACATGGATAGGAAGCTTGAAGATGGGTGACTACAGCTACTCACACTTCAGAGATATTGATATATGGAAACGTTACACGACTTCTTTATATTTTGCTATTGTCACTATGGCCACAGTTG GTTATGGAGATATACATGCAGTCAATTTGAGGGAGATGATATTCGTAATGATATATGTGTCTTTTGACATGATTCTTGGTGCTTATTTGATTGGTAATATGACAGCCTTAATAGTAAAAGGATCAAAGACAGAAAAATTCAGGGACAAAATGACTGATATCATCAAATATATGAATAGAAATAGACTGGGAAGAGATATTCGTAATCAAATTAAGGGTCATGTACGTTTACAGTTTGAGAGTAGCTACACAGACGCAGCAGTTCTTCAGGACATCCCAATCTCAATTCGTGCAAAG ATCTCCCAGAGTTTGTATATGCCGTACATTGAAAATGTTTCTCTCTTCAAAGGCTGCTCTATGGAATTCATTAATCAAatt GTTATTAAACTGCATGAGGAGTTTTTTCTCCCGGGAGAAGTGATAATGGAACAGGGAAATGTGGTAGACCAATTGTATTTTGTCTGTCATGGTGTGCTG GAGGAGGTGGGCATAGGGGAAGATGGATCAGAAGAAACTGTTTCACTTTTGGAACCTAACAGCTCATTTGGAGAAATTTCAATTCTTTGTAACATTCCTCAACCTTATACTGTTCGAGTTTGTGAATTATGTAGGCTCCTACGGCTTGACAAGCAATCATTTACTAATATCCTTGACATCTATTTTTATGATGggagaaaaattttgaataatcttCTAgag GGGAAACAATCAAACCTTCGAGTCAAGCAACTGGAGTCGGACATTACATTTCATATAGGAAAGCAAGAAGCTGAACTTGCTTTGAAGGTCAATAGTGCTGCTTATTATGGAGATTTATATCAGCTAAAAGGTTTGATCCGAGCTGGAGCTGATCCAAACAAGACAGATTATGATGGAAGATCACCCTTG CACCTTGCTGCATCAAGAGGATATGAAGATATTTGCTATTTTCTTATTCAAGAAGGAGTGGACATCAATGCTAAAG ATAATTTTGGGAACACCCCTTTACTTGAAGCTATTAAAAATGGACATGATCGAGTCTCTTCTTTACTGGTTAGAGAAGGAGCCTCCTTGAATGTAGACAATGCTGGTAGTTTTTTATGTACAGCCGTTTCAAGGGGGGATTCAGATTTTCTTAAAAGAATACTGTCAAATGGTATTGATCCAAACGCGAAAGATTATGACCACCGAACAGCACTCCATGTTGCTGCATCTGAAGGACTATACATAATGGCAAAGTTGCTGATAGAAGCTGGGGCTAGTGTTTTCTCCAAGGACAG ATGGGGAAACACCCCCATTGATGATGGTCGGATGTGTGGTAACAAGAATTTGATTAAGCTACTTGAAGATGCAAAGGTTGGTCAGTTGTCAGAAATCTCTAGTAGTCGACAAGAAATTACAG ATAAAATTCACAGAAGGAAATGCACAGTGTTCCCTTTCCATCCCTGGGATCCTGAAGAAGATAGAAAATCCGGAATTGTGTTGTGGGTCTCCGACACCATTGAAGAGCTTATTAAAAAAGCAACAAAGCAGCTTGAGTTTTCAAATGCTTCTTGTATATTGTCAGAAGATGGAGGTAAAATTCTTGATGTAGACTTGATTAATGATGGTCAAAAGCTGTATTTATCTGGTGAAACACATTCTAAAATAAACCTCAATTCTATTTGA